One Gossypium raimondii isolate GPD5lz chromosome 3, ASM2569854v1, whole genome shotgun sequence genomic window carries:
- the LOC105796652 gene encoding uncharacterized protein LOC105796652 gives MAFKSFPKLSILAVVVTLLLSHHLYEVSAATGGRMGGSSFSSESPPSHRNDDDYHHYDHHDLYHRHHHHYHHSQPGFPRSVDQESGPTSAAVSYLILTIFMGVASVIVYSSIVQNRTSILQVQVGLSAKARSLQMELTEIASTTDTSTAKGWNIILEETVSSLLHHPHCYLHGYSSVTHHWTVGSAEKQFQRLSKEERLKFDVETLVNFNNIKRQRAVVSNGDKGDKDRIVVTVLVAAQGAHKLPTINTTDNVKEALQYLADISSSKIKGVEVLWSPQDETDSLSVEELLENYPQMKRI, from the exons ATGGCTTTCAAGAGTTTCCCAAAGCTCTCCATTCTTGCTGTTGTTGTTACCTTACTATTATCCCACCACCTATATGAAGTCTCCGCTGCTACCGGTGGTCGGATGGGTGGCTCTTCTTTCTCTTCAGAGAGCCCGCCATCACACCGTAATGATGATGATTATCATCATTACGATCATCATGATCTTTATCACCGTCaccatcatcattatcatcattcCCAGCCTGGTTTCCCGAGGAGCGTCGATCAAGAGAGTGGTCCTACGTCGGCGGCtgtttcttatttaattttaaccattttcatgGGAGTAGCTTCAGTTATTGTATACAGTAGCATCGTGCAAAATCGAACAAGTATTCTTCAAGTTCAG GTTGGCTTGTCTGCGAAAGCCCGTTCGTTGCAAATGGAACTCACCGAAATTGCCTCCACAACGGACACTTCTACTGCAAAGGGATGGAACATCATATTGGaag AAACTGTATCATCATTGCTTCACCATCCACATTGCTATCTTCATGGCTATTCATCT GTAACTCATCATTGGACTGTTGGAAGTGCTGAAAAGCAATTTCAACGGCTTTCCAAGGAAGAACGCCTTAAATTTGATGTAGAGACACTGGTAAACTTCAACAACATTAAAAGGCAAAGAGCAGTTGTTTCGAATGGTGACAAAGGTGACAAGGACCGGATAGTG GTAACAGTTCTGGTGGCAGCTCAAGGTGCTCACAAACTGCCTACTATCAACACTACCGACAACGTGAAGGAAGCCTTGCAATATTTGGCAGATATCAGCTCTAGCAAAATTAAG gGTGTAGAGGTGCTATGGAGCCCACAAGATGAAACTGATTCATTGTCAGTTGAAGAATTACTTGAAAATTACCCACAGATGAAGAGAATATGA
- the LOC105796644 gene encoding anthocyanidin 3-O-glucosyltransferase 5, with protein sequence MVQSNQKPHLVLLSAPAHLQPVIELGKRLVTCQDVKATIIVASFVQSAPAESRMVQAALATKLFDVIHLPPADISNLVEPGDKGITSLSAAMHVVKPDFQAAILGLETLPTALVVHVFAIECLGIADELKIPKYVFVSTNAWFLATIVYTPVLDKEVEGEYAAKKEPFALPGCSSIRAEDLPDPMLLRTKANYREYLKIGMEIPKADGILVNSWEELQPKTLASLRDGNLLAGVVKAPIFPVGPINSEGSSALKNELFDWLDKQPFDSVLYISFGSMGGLSLEQMLELAWGLELSQQRFIWVVRPPIEKSGSGSGPKFGNIGDDVSSYLPEGFISRTRDRGVIVPQWAPQVEILSHPSCGGFFTHCGWSSAIECITNGLPMIAWPLYAEQRMNATLLTEEMGIAVRSETLPSKGIVGREEIEKMVRKIFVDEGGRQMRARMKELKLSAEKAWSNGGSSYDALAKMVKHSQKKAIAIDV encoded by the coding sequence ATGGTGCAATCAAACCAAAAGCCCCATCTTGTATTACTATCCGCCCCTGCTCATCTCCAACCTGTTATTGAGCTTGGGAAACGCCTTGTCACTTGCCAGGATGTTAAGGCAACAATTATAGTTGCTTCTTTTGTCCAATCAGCTCCAGCGGAATCGCGTATGGTCCAAGCTGCGTTGGCTACAAAACTCTTCGATGTCATCCACCTCCCACCAGCTGACATCTCCAACCTCGTTGAACCTGGTGATAAGGGAATCACATCACTTTCTGCGGCCATGCATGTCGTCAAGCCTGATTTTCAGGCCGCTATATTGGGTTTGGAGACTCTGCCAACTGCTCTCGTCGTTCACGTCTTTGCGATCGAGTGTTTAGGAATTGCGGATGAGCTTAAGATCCcaaaatatgtgtttgtttcCACAAATGCATGGTTTCTTGCTACGATTGTATACACTCCGGTTCTAGACAAGGAAGTGGAAGGAGAGTATGCCGCTAAGAAAGAACCATTTGCTCTTCCAGGTTGCTCGTCGATTCGAGCAGAAGATTTGCCAGATCCCATGTTGTTACGAACGAAAGCGAATTACCGTGAATACCTCAAAATAGGTATGGAGATTCCAAAGGCCGATGGGATTTTGGTGAACTCATGGGAAGAATTGCAGCCTAAAACACTAGCCTCTTTGAGAGATGGTAACCTCTTGGCTGGTGTTGTTAAGGCACCAATATTCCCAGTCGGCCCGATAAACTCAGAGGGGTCTTCGGCACTGAAGAACGAGTTATTTGACTGGCTGGACAAGCAACCTTTTGACTCAGTTCTTTACATATCTTTTGGAAGTATGGGAGGGCTCTCACTTGAGCAAATGTTAGAATTAGCTTGGGGTTTAGAGTTGAGCCAGCAAAGGTTTATATGGGTAGTTCGTCCGCCTATAGAAAAATCAGGCAGCGGCTCCGGTCCCAAGTTTGGGAACATTGGTGACGATGTGTCGAGTTACTTGCCTGAAGGGTTCATCTCAAGGACCCGAGACAGGGGAGTGATTGTTCCACAATGGGCCCCACAGGTGGAAATCCTGAGTCATCCATCATGCGGAGGATTTTTCACGCATTGTGGTTGGAGTTCAGCAATAGAATGCATCACCAATGGATTGCCAATGATCGCTTGGCCACTATACGCTGAGCAAAGGATGAATGCTACATTGCTGACGGAGGAAATGGGCATAGCTGTTCGATCTGAAACCTTACCATCAAAGGGTATTGTGGGGAGGGAAGAGATAGAGAAGATGGTGAGGAAGATTTTTGTGGATGAGGGTGGACGTCAAATGAGGGCCAGAATGAAGGAACTGAAACTTAGTGCTGAGAAAGCTTGGAGCAATGGTGGTTCATCATATGATGCACTAGCTAAAATGGTGAAACACAGCCAGAAAAAAGCTATAGCAATCGATGTTTAA